Within the Tenrec ecaudatus isolate mTenEca1 chromosome 7, mTenEca1.hap1, whole genome shotgun sequence genome, the region TCCAGGGGGTTGATGAACTGAAGACAGGCAAGTAGACAGGAGGCTGGCTCGTGCACAGGGCTTCAGGAGTCAATAACTCCCCAAACTGGCAGGTGAGATGGGAGGCTGCTGGCTCGGCTCctaagaaccagaggtcagaggATGACTAGCCAGATGAAAGACCCCCCAAAAGCCAATGGCTTTGCTAAAACATTCGTatacgtatatactcatgtaaaagctgagtttttcagcacatttttaaatgaagtttttgtggtaaaattaagtgccttggctgatatttgggtccatctatactcgagtatatacagtatattaaATGTGGGGCTCACCCCACAGAAACTCCCCTTGTACCTCACTGGTTGACCATATCATGGAAGTGATGACATCACGGAAGACCATTTATAGATTTATGCAAGAACCATCGGTCTGATGTCTGGCAAGCCACTGAGGATCATAACTAAAAGAGGTGACACATTTCTCTCAGGCATTTACTAGAAAAGGTTATCCTGTTACATATGGAATGGAGTCTGTGATTAGAGTTCTGTTACTAATAACATGGATCTTCTAAGGCACACCTAAGGGACGTTGGTGGTACAATGGGttgagtattgggctgctaactgcaagattgtcagttcaaattcactagctgctctgcagaagaaacacgatttcagaaaccctatggagcctgtgtgatcatgaggtatagacaagattaggtatcaggcatcagaagaccccaaaaaaGAACCAATCATAattgatatgaatgaggggggtcagagtggagacccaaagccaatcatcTGTAGACAGCCCTCACAGAGGGTTCACAAGAAAGGGCTGAGTCAGCCAGGAAGCAGTAGAGcgccaaggaaacacacaacattcctctagttctttaatgcttcctccccccactatcatgaaccagtTTTAtcttaaatccagctagactagagcatgtatgttggtatagataagagccctggacacacagaatccaggacagataaacttctcaggaacagtaataggagtagcgatatcatgagggtagagggaagatgggatggagaagggagaggaagggggaactgatcacaatgagtaTCTAATCCCttcccctccagggggacaaacaacagaaacgtgggtaagggagacagcaggtgatgtaagatatgaaaataacaataatttacaaatgtatcaagggttcacgagggtggggtggggagggagggaaaaaaagaggagctgataccaagggttcaagagaaaattctttgaaaatgatgatggcaacatatgcacaaatatgcttgatacaattgatgtatggatcgttataagagctgtagaagcccccaataaaatgcataaaaagaagaaagaaagaaaagtggcaCAGATAGACCTGCTTATggcagttaaaaaaagaaagaaaagaaaccctagaggacagttctactctgtcctatgagtccgaattgactctaaGGTCCAAAATCTGCCCTCCAGCTCCAGCttcatagaaaccctgtggacagttctgggctgtaaatctttactgcaacagagtcttatctttctcctgaggagtggctggtgggtttgaacctctgactttgtggttagcagcccaaagcttacctgacagtgccaccacgtCTTCTTAAAGGTAGGGGGTGAAatattatatatttgtatatatgttcacACATTCCATAGTTGAACAAATACTTATTGTAAAACATTTTGATAGAAACTGGAAGTGCTAATAAGATTCAGATCTTATTAGTTATGTAGGAATGTAcatatattgaaatatatatcTACAGTCAGAGAGTCTGTCAGGTTAATATGATTAAACTTCATTGTTTCAAAAATATCTGCTAATATTGAGGCTATAAAATAATTTGGGGGAGTTTAGATTTTGAAGTGTGATTGGCCACTACAGTGAACATATGAAGTTCTTTGCAAGGTGTCATGCATGGACAATACAATTTACAAGTTCTGTGTGTTCAGATTATCTTTTCAGGCATATATGGCCATTAGAAGTTAATCTACTGTACTTTTTTACAGtaaaaatttagaaaataaaaatgtttaagttTCCACGTATCAATGAAAAGAGCATTTAAACATTTACATATTTCTATTAAATAAATTCAATGTAACAGATGTATTAAGTGACAAGTATTTGTAAGCCATCATGTAGTACTTCTGAAAACATGACACatgacacacatgcatacatgacACAGTTCACACTCTCCACGAGGTTATGATTTTATGAGTACAAGGGGCATAAGAGACACATTTTAATGACTTTAATAAAATGTGAGTTAAGCCACAGAGGAGAGTGACATTTTAAGAGAGTTGAATGCCTGCTTAGGTCTGTCCCTTGCGAACTGCCACCCAAATGACTATAAagggatttttttaaaggcaaataAAGAAGTGAGGATTGAGTCCAGACCCCACCGCCTACCCTTTACCAGGGTGGAGTTTGTAAAGTGCTTGGGGCACCTTAAGGCGTTCTACAACCTGCTGTGGTTCCAGATGGGGGCAGCAGGTAAGTGATgctgaagatggcccaggactcgCTGACCAGCAGCTGGAAAATTGGCTGCAAGTATCTGAATCCAACCAGTCTCAGTTTCTAGGGGCTGGATGGGGAAATGTGTCATGCAGTACACATATGATATTTGCTTCTTGGTGCTCTGTACATTGTTGAAGATGATATGgccatccgtgtgtgtgtgtgtggggggggaaggtCCCAATGTTACACAACTGTTACATTCAAATTTTTGATCCAGACTGGTGCTTCATGGAGGGCAAAGGAGGAGGATTGACACGTGCTTTGTCTTAAGTTTAGAATCCTGGCTGAGAAATAATGAACAGTGACATTTGCTGGAAGATGAGCTTTGGGGTGGCAGAGTTTTGGGAATAGGACATGATCTTTCAACAGGAGTGGCCAAGTACTGTCACTATGTTGCTGGGCTGGTGGGAATTGGCATTTGTGGGCTGTTCTTGGCTTCACGATTAGAAGACTCTGGTTGGTGAAGACACAAAGCTTGCCAACTCTATGGGACAGTTTCTGCAGAGAAAAACATTATTCGTGATTATCTGGAAGAACAGCAAGATGGAAGAGAACTTCGGCTTTGAGAAGTGTGGAGCAAGTATGTTAAAAAGTTAGGTGATTTCACTAAAACAGAGAACATTGACCTGACTGTCCAGTGCCCAAATGAACTACTAACCCATGTGTTACACCACGTGGCAGATGCCATCCCCTACCTTTCAAGACTTAGAAACCAAAGTATCTTCAAATGCTGTGCCATCCCCAGGTAATGGTCACTGCCACTTTGGCTGCCTGTCATAGCAATCAACAGGTTTCCAAAGGGGTCCTAGCAGGAATGCTGGCAATGGCTGCCACCACTGCACCAGCTGCCCAAGCTGCAATGGACCAGCACACGGGAGAGATTTGTCATTGAATCCCCAACTCAGTCCCTTCTCTAGTAAAACAAGGCAACCCTGTCCTCTGATAAAATGTGCCAATTGTCAACTGATCTCTAGAAGCTACTGTTCTCCCATTTATATCTCACTTTGCATGCTTCTGGCTGCCCTCAGCGGATAGTATCTGTGCATCTGATCCCAGGTCCCAGAAGAAGCCAAGTTTATCATGAGATGGATAGTATCTGCGCATGCGATCCCAGGTCCCAGAAGACCATGTTCAGACTGAAGTCTTGATCTGAAATTTGTCTGGAAGCCAAGTTTATCGTGAGATTTACCTTTTCTTCCAGGATGGATATTGGCTTCTTTGTGGTcccctgttttctttttattatttatttctttactttAGATTTCCTTCTGTTTCCATTCCTAAAAGAACATGGTTGTTTAGCCCCTTACGAAACTAAAAGGAGGAGAATGTGAAAGTGAAAAAGGATACAGTATACTCATCAGCTTGCAACTTCTGAGCTGTGGTTACTTTTGCTCATTAGCTGTGGCTGATGGCAGGACAGTCACGGCTGCAGTTTAAGTAAGACAGTTGCAATGAGGCTGTCATGGGATTTTATTTCATGTGTGTCTTCAGTAGGATGATATATTTAAAACAATTTCACTTATATGTATAATTCATATAGCACGCAATCCagtaaatagttcaatcatattaagaagagctgtacaatcgtCACCTGTGATAGTCCGGGTTGCCTAGAGTAACAAATTCATAtacactgatatgtgtataagaaagcactttatataaagagtaattatacattaagaaaacatcccgctTTCCCATAGCACCGACGAGATGGCGGAGGTGGAGCAGAAGAAGAAGCGAACTTTCCGGAAGTTCAACTATCGCGGCGTGGATCTGGGACAGCTGCTGGGCATGTCCTACGAGCAGCTGATGCAGCTGTACAGCGCTCGGCAGCGGCGTCGCCTGAGCCACGGCCTGTGGAGGAAGCAGCTCCGCAAAGCCACGAAGGAGGCCCCGCCCATGGAGAAGCCGGAGGTGGTGAAGACACACCTTCGCGACATGATCATTCTCCCGGAGATGGTGGGCAGTATGGTGGGCGTGTACAACGGGAAGACCTTCAACCAGGTGGAGATGAAGCCGGAGATGATTGGCCACTATCTGGGCGAGTTCTCCATCACTTACAAGCCTGTCAAGCACTGCCGGCCAGGCATCAGGACCACTCACTCATCGCGTTTCATCCCCCTCAAGTAGTCCTTCAGCCAATAAAAGGCTCCCttctcctgaaaaaaaaaaaaagaaagaaaagaaaagaaaacatcccagcccagtccagatcaagtccataagtctgatattagaccatatgtgcGATCCCAATCTatgaagttctcttcagactcatgcaacacacgcaatgatgccgaatgcaggaggatcacgggccagtgggtggaaagtcttgtggatctagtagcGGTGGAAGCCTGTcactgctggcgtgggtctccaagtggctcctccagctccaggactctggctctgtcactgtgtccccatgtggcttgtcaacaggaaggtctaacagggagacaagcagaaagTGTCTGTCTGGActacagtgagctatttatatctgtagcccctccaaatgaggtcatcaagctgcaacctgattgacaggctagactccacccctttataaGTTGTCAggatattatgtaactgccacatctccacaatcaattttagaacattttcctctttcttatattcattgttattagctacccatttctccccaacttcCCTGTCATACCTGCAAAGAATTATAATCTTTAACGCATTTAATTTGGCAGAACTTGTGAATTTCCTACTGGATAATGAGGTACATTCTCTGTTTGATTCCTACCTTTCCTCATCGCTTTGTTCCTCTTTATTGGCTCGAATGTCGTCTATAGGAAGGCTGTAGTGGCAATATATCCATGTTTCTAAGAATGCTGACTGTTTGCCACACATGAAGGCTAACAAGGCAATACTGGGCGTTCTGGTGTAATATTCTCTTTTGAAGGGGGGGTTAGCTTTCAGAGAGAAGCCACAGATTGTCCTTGAACCCATTTGAGAAGACAGCTCCCAGTAAAGGCTGAACTTTTTGCAAAGATTTTTGTAATAAAAAATTTTGATTACTAAAAAattaacagacaaacaaaaaggtAAATAAAGGCACAAAGAATAGGAGAGGAGAAAACAGGAGGAAAATATTGGAAGCTGGAAAGCAGCTGGACTAATGGCAACTGACTTAGCAGAACCCCAGGGAAAGTGACATCTAAAGTCTAGAGTAGGGCAAAAATCAAGTGAATTATATTTCAGAACCTGCAAATGCCCCAGGACGTGGGGAACAAGAAGGACCTCTGAAAGGATAGGCAAACAGATGGCTGATGGAAAGTCTGTTTAAAATACCCTAGTCttatccctatccctatccctacccctacccctacccccgcAGAATATTCCTGAAGCTCTGTTCTTGggagaaggtgaagcagagggatCAGAGCCAAGGCACAAGTATATTTGATCTGTTAGATCTCCATCATATATACTGAGGAATGGGATTACTGGATTGTAAGACAGGTTTTATTTCTAGTTTTCCATGGTGATTGTATCATTTTACAATCCTACCAGCAGTAGCTGGGATTCCAATCTCCCTTTGTCCCCACCAGCATGTGTTGCCTTCTTTTACCAAAGCGATtgtgggttgttgtttttaaatcagtGTCCTTTTAGCAGGGTTAAATGGTATATCAcgacaattttaaaaatcattttattggggctcatacaactcttatcacaatccatacatactatcATTACAGTttttatttgcatctctctaatggtTAATGAGGTTGGGTTAGGCCAGATtgtctagaaaaacaagtccAGCGATACTCATatacgtataagaaagagctttacagcaTGAAATATTTCTATATCAAGAAGATATGGCAGCCCAGTCCAGTGCTAGTCTACAAGTCCCTCTTGAGACTCAGCTAGCAGCAGGCAAGTGACATAGAAAAGTGAACCAGGACGCAGGATGATTGAAAACTGCTGGGTGCATCCAGGGTTGGTGGGAAAATGGCAGACACTGGTAGCACTCAGGGTCAGGTGGGCCAAATGGCCCACCCCTAGAGCCAGGCAGATTTCTAGCAGGCACAAAGGTGGATGGGCAGAGGGAGAGTCTCTCACTCTTATACAAAGAGCCACACGCCCAAGGAAGAGTCACCAGGCAACCACTTGATTGACGCGTTTGACTTCACTCCTGGCcatgagtgtctagttgacatagggactggtctctcctgagcgtatgtccacagtatgtaaggtgaagtcttgccatcctaaccTCTAAGAGCACACTGACCGTACGTCTTTCAAGACAGAgtcgtttgtccttttagcagtccacgttACTTTCAGTGTttttctccagcactacaattcaaacacaCTTATTCTTCTCCACCTCTCCTTCTTGTGGCGTGActgtcacatgcatctgaggcgatGGGAAAGACCAGGGCATGGGCAGGCGcactttagtcctccaagtaacatccttgcttttcaatactctgaagaggtcatgggcagcagatttaccgaaaTGTAACTCGGCTTTTGATCTATTGATTGCTGCCTCCAtgtcatggattgtggatccaagcaagacaaaatccttcacaacttcaaacttttctccatttatcatgatttaatGATCAAATTTACTGCAACTCttagctattggtccagttgggagggctttggtcttctgtcattgagttgtaatccacaccgaaggctgcaatctttgactttcctcctcactttcagcaagcacggctgTGCTATCGGCATGTTGCAGGTGTTAGCACGCCTTTCTGCAATCCCtaatgccgcattcttcttcatataatgtagcttctctgatgatttgctcagcagacagattgaagaagtgtgggaagagaatgcaaccctgatgcacacaccCTGATTTTAACACATGCGGTCGTCCCTTGTTTTGTTTCCACAACTGCCTTTTCATCCATGTATGAGTTTCTCATGAACCCTATGAAgcgttccggaattcccattcttctcaaggccaacCGTAGTTTACTATGGTCCACGTAATCCTATGCctttgcatactcaataaaacacaaacacctCTCTGctcgtctctgctttgagccatgatccacctggtatcagcaatgatatcccttgttccacgttccCTTCTTATCTGACCTGGACttctgtcagctccctgtcaatggactgctgcagcCATTTCTGCGCTGTGacccttctcttctctctctttactCTTAATTccaaccccacctcccctccccaagcCCTTCCCCTGGCCTCGGCATAGTCGCTCTAGACCTTTCCTTTGGTGTGACTGCCACTGTATTTCCCCGCCTTCCTTTAGAATCATGGTGTCCTAGAATAGTTCTCTCTACGGAATGACGAACTTTGCTGAGCACGCAGTCCTCCAATGTTGTCCATGGCCTGAGGTGTTTGACAGACTCATCGTTGATTTTTGAGGATGCATCgtattccgtgtgtgtgtgtgtgtgtgtgtgtgtgtgtgtgtgtgtgtgcgtttgcttATTCACTCCTCCCCAGACGGGATTTCTCACTGTTCCTCTTTCTGCCATCCACGGGCTTTCAATGGCTGTGCTTTCTTTGTAGTCTCTTCTTAGtcgggaagctcagctgaaaactgttcacttagagcagtggctctcaaccttcctcatgttgcGACCCTTTTACGCAATCCCTCGGGTTGTGGTTGACCCtcccccccataaaattatttttgttgctacttcataactgtaattttactactgttatgaatcaggcgacccctgtgaaaaggtcgttcgacccccaaagggatcacgacccacaggttgagaaccgctgacttagagtgactctgttggtatttgaaatgccagtgacatagctacCAGtgtcacacaagtcaccacagtaagacaaactgacagaaagtggtgtaaaatagaggggcagcggaaGAACAAAACAAACGGAAGGCCTTCGGAAAGATAGATTCCCACTGTGGCTATAGTGGGCTCCACCCACCATAagcaccattgtgaggctggtgtggGACCGGGACCATGACCAGGCAGCGCCTCGTCATTCtgtcactcgatggcacctaagagGAATAGCACCAGCGACAGACATTGCTGCAACAAACATGGGTATGGCTGTGTCTGTTTGCCTTTCTTTCTTTAGGGGATATACCGAGTAGAGAGACTGCAGGATTATCAGGTACGTGCCTGTGTTTAAGGACGTGCCATACTGTTTTCCATAAAGGCTGCACAATTTGCAGTCTCATTAGCAATGTATGGAGCACTGCGATCTCTGCATAGTCTTGCcaccatttattattttctgttatttttttttgttAGGAGTGTCAGTGTGGTGTGGTGTCtcattgttcttttaatttgtatttctcttttggGTAATGAACATGTGCATGTCTTCATGTGATTGTTGGtcacctggatgtcatctttagtaaGTTGTATATTCATATCTTGTACCAATTTTTTGAgtgaattatttgtattttgcagggaggctttctacttttgtaaagagttgCTGTCgcttgactggaaaacatttgtaaaggccaataaacagacctggaattatttataagcttttctatttttgtcagtggctttctttttgttattgttattttgtgcttgtacaattcttatcacaatccacacatacatccatgtgtcaagcaaatttgtacatttgttgccatcatcattctcaaaacatttgccttctacctgagcccttaattTCTGCTGCTCATTTGCCttaccctccccactccccctacctcatgaacccttcatcgttcataaattattattttgtcatatgttacactgtctgacatctccccccgccttcttttctgctgtccctcccccagggaggaggctatacgtagattcttataatcagttcccccattctaccctacattctctccaccctccagggatcgccattctcaccactggtcctgaaggagtcatctgtcctggattccccgtgtttccagttgctatctgtaccgatgtacatcctctggtctagccagatttgtaaggtagaattgggatcatgatagtgggggggaggaagcatataagaactggaggaaagttatatatttcatcgttgctaccctgcaccctgactggctcatctcctccccacaacccttcagtatggggtgtccagttggctatcaatgggctttgagtctccactctgcactcacccacattttcaatgatatgattttttgttccttgatacttgatccctttgacagctcgtggtcacacattgCCTGGTTTTTCACTTATtagtatctctgcatgtctatctagataagataggagggataaataattcggagatggaAAGAATGGGACTTGATTCCAGGATGATTCCAGGATGAtacagaaggggtggggggagaaaggaaggggaggggaaaacaaccaacagacaagggaataacaagtgaactaaaaatcaatggaaggaaggtggtAAGATGCCTAGTggagctcaatcaagggcaatgtagcagcaaggaattacaaaacccaaatgaaggctgaacatgatggtgggacaggagggaagtaaaaaggaaatagaggaaagaaccaggagacaaaggacacttttagaggcctaaatacatgcatgtgtgtgtgtgtgtatatatatatatatatatatatatatatataatgagaggggactagaactactagaactatgtactcatatctatatgttaagaattaaggttgcatatggacattgggcctcaactcaagtactcccttaacctaagaacactttgtcctaacaattcggcattctgtgatgctcaccttcctgacacatttgctgaagacaaaatgggtgcataagcaaatgtggtgaagaaagctgatggtgcctggctatcaaatgatatagcatctggggtcttgatgataaacaaatggccatctagctgagaagaaacaaagcccacacgaagaagcccaccagcttgtgtgatcatgtggtgtcgatgggatcaggtatcaggcatctaagacccagaataaaaccatacctaaggtaaatgtgtgtgtgtgtgtgtgggggggaagcatggagtggagacccaatgcccatctgtagacaattggacatcccctcacagacgggtcacagggaagagatcagccagtcagggtgcagtatagcactgaaacacacaactttcctctagtcctttggtgcttccttcaccccactatcatgacctcagttctacctcacaaacaagattagaccagaacatgcacactgctacagataaaagcccgAAACGCAgtgaatccagaatagataaacccctcagggccaacaaggagagtagagataccaggaggattagaggagggttggggaagaaccccttcccagggggatgaataatggaaaagtgggtgagggtgatggaggacaatataagctatggaaaaaataatctataacttatcgagGATTTGTAAGGGAGGGGGAACaattggggagcagatatcaggggctcaagtgggaagagaatcctttgaaaattatgatggcagcatatgggcaaatatgcttgacacactggaggaatgtatggattgtgctaagagatgtaagagcccccaataaaagtatttaaaacaagaaaaaaaaagagttgcagcctcagaaactcacagggacagtgctaccctgtggtatagggtcgctttgagttggaattgactcgatggcaatgaatttgtttctttttggtttggagttttctCTAGATTTTAACAATTAGCCCTTTATCTGGTATATCCACAccacccccaatctgtgggttctcttttcacTCCTTTGATGTACATGAATGCCATATTTTTAGAAGGTCACAGTCCTCTATAGTGTGGGTGCTTTTTAAGGATGTTTGACAGTGTATTTATGCCTTAAGTTTGTCTCTATTCTTTTCATAGATGAGTCTTATGTTTAGGTCTTTCACGC harbors:
- the LOC142452785 gene encoding small ribosomal subunit protein uS19-like codes for the protein MAEVEQKKKRTFRKFNYRGVDLGQLLGMSYEQLMQLYSARQRRRLSHGLWRKQLRKATKEAPPMEKPEVVKTHLRDMIILPEMVGSMVGVYNGKTFNQVEMKPEMIGHYLGEFSITYKPVKHCRPGIRTTHSSRFIPLK